In Ovis aries strain OAR_USU_Benz2616 breed Rambouillet chromosome 13, ARS-UI_Ramb_v3.0, whole genome shotgun sequence, the genomic window TCCAATTACAAGGGACTGACCAAATAGACACACTCAGAATTGAAACCAAGTGGAAGAAGACATTCAAATAAGATCATAGGGATGTATTTATTGATAAGGAAGTGCAATTGCATTGTGTTGTGGGAGAAAAGATTACAAAATCaagctctttcaaattcttttggGAGAAATTATGGCAATGCACAGCAAATAATCTACAAGGGCAGAACTGTTTGTCTATAGGTGACTTTTATATTGTTACTTAATGATATTTTTTCTATAACGAACACATATATCTTAAAACTGACAAAATGTGGATCCCCCAACTTTAAGTAAtcttaaaatgagatttttaaatgaaattaagaacTTATGATAAAATCAATTCAGATGGCAAACGGTGTTGTCAATGATTACTATTTAGATTCAATGTCTTAATACTTTCTAAGTataaagaaattattaaagaCTTTAACCATAAgggtaaaacaaaaaaatatcttctaaCTAGCTAAAGGTTCGATTAGCCAAATATATTCAAGTATTTTAGTAGTTGAAACAGAAACATCGATAAGTTAAATTTATAATGATATAATCCTGAATTATCGTGAACAACATAAGTAAAAAACAATAAGCACTTCTCCTGGTAGTGACTCTCCAGGATGAGTGCTACATGTTACAGTGAGTCATCATTTTAAATACCCTCATTCTGCTGTCTAACCTTTTGATATCAGAAGGGAGGAGACCAAGCCATCTAATAGCTGGAACTGTGAGATTATGGGCTTCAAAAGACATAGCCTAAAATAAAGAGCAGAAGTATATCAGCTAAACCTTTTGCAGAGAACTAGCATACTTGTTTTTGCAGCACTTTTTTTTCAACTTATTAAGGACTCTTACtgaagacttcacactcccagaGGCCACAGAAGTAAGAAAATCACCAAGAGCTTAGCTAAACTGGACTTTCAGTGGAGGTTTTAAAACTGCTCTATActatttctgtgttgattttctaTAATGTAAAAGTACAAATGACCCTCTCTGACCCAAATTTATTGTCGTTTGTGATACCACACCTTAATCCCTGGCTCCACCATCCTTTTCTTCTGCTATAAACATATACATCTGCTGCtggtactgctaagtcacttcagttgtgtccaactctgtgcgaccccctagatggcagcccaccaggctccgccgtccctggggttctccaggcaagaacactggagtgggttgccatttccttctccaatgcataaaagtgaaaagtgaaagtgaagttgctcagtcgtgtccgactcttccagGGATACACAAAGTGTATaccagtggttcccaaacttcACCATGAGTCAGGATCACTTAAGGGGCCCACCCTTAGAATTCCAGACTCAGGAGGTCTGAATGGGGACtgagatttgcatttctaacaacttcccaggaccacattttgagaaccactgatgtgTAGCAGTTGCTGTCCCTAGTGGTAAAGTTTGGTggtcttttcatttctcctgatGGTTGGAATTGGAAAAGTCAGAATTCAAGACTATATATACTTTTCAGGGTATAACTGGTAATCAGTGTTGTTATGCTGAAGGCTTGCCGTTACTTCAGCAGGCCAGGAGAGTGGAGAATAATTAAGGCCTCTTGCCCGAAGGTAATCCCAGTCTGTCATCTGGAGTCACACTGGTTATGCTGGAAGCTGGAATCACCAACTCTGAAACAGAGTGGCCCTAGACTAGGACAGTAGCTTCCCTGGTAACTTTTGGGGGCCCTCAGCTTACTAGGGCTGATAAGTAAATGCAGAAATCACTCCAGTGAATAATATAAACTATCTCCAtagtggaaaaggaaaaatatttttctatacttACCATAGATCCGTACTTATAGATACACATTATCTCTATGCCTGTTAAAAGAAAGTTAACTTTGAAATTTGTCTCCTTGCGTATTATAGTTAGATAATTATATCTAACAtctgcaatttttatttttgtgaacaATACCAGTGGAAAATTTATGGTTCAGTTTAATACagtaaaaaacaataaatatccCAAATGATTAGTCATTCCTTTAAATCTAATAATCGtattcttttaaagtattttatgaaAGTGTTCTATGAGCAGAAAAACACAGCTATAAATATGATTTGATTATGACTATTTCAAATAGTCTAACAATAAATTACCATGTGGATCAGCATCTACCAGAGTGAAAACAGGAATGTGAAATGTATCCCACAACTTCTTGACTAGAAGTCTTGTGTTCAGATCAGGTACCCCCTTTCCCTAAAAGCAAGGATTGAAATCATGCATTTTAATTTCAGTAGAATGAAACTGATGACACTGTATCCTTATTTTATTATCAACATAAATATCTTTATAACTTTGACTTAATTATCCCAGGCCTAGGAAAATATTTtagcagaaacaaaaataataaaaaatgtgacaTACATAAAGATGTCCACTGCAGTGTTACTTAAAAGGACAGAAACCACAGTAAATATTCAAAAGATCTAACAACAGGCAGCAGAGCACAGTGGCGACATGCATCAGCTTCAGAGCCGGCTGCCTGCAGAGGCTGACATGCATCAGCTTCAGAGCCGGCTGCCTGCAGAGGCGTCTGGCTCTGCCACTGCTTAGCAGCATGGATCTTAACAGTCATGAAAACGCTCTGAGGTTTGGGGCTTTGTAATAACACCTTCTGATATTATTACAGGAACTaagttatttaataattataaagcattttaaagtatCTGGTTTAAACTCAGGATTTAATAAAACCAAACAGTAGAATGGTATTATGATGTGATTAAAACAATAattatgtagaaaaataatttgaagagcATTACAATAATATTAAAAGAGAGAACAGGAAACTAAATGAAATGTGGAACAGGGAGGAAGCAAGTAGGGATGAGAACCAGCTTTTGATGGGATAGCCCTGAGTCTGAATTCCCTCTCCACCAATCACTAGTCGGTTTCCTAGTCTCTTTAGGCTGTggctttatttataaaactggGCTAAATATGCCTACCACCCAGAGTCATGGCACTGCAGCAATGTGGAGTTGAACGATCTTAATCCCAGtactatggcttccctggtggctcaaggtttgtttgtttgtttttttaatatgtatttatttaatttacttatttggctgtgtctgctctcagttgcagcacacaggatcttttgttgtggctcttgggctttgttgccctgtggagtgtgggatcttagtttcacgacctgggattgaacccacatcccctatattgcagattctcaaccactggaccaccaggggagtccctctcCAAGTCCTAGTTTTGACCAGCCTTGGGATTGTGGTAAAATACCTTCCTGGGTCCCAGTGTTCTATTgttaaaatggggatgataataatacCTATCTCATAAGGCTGGAGAGACTTTACAAGTTGATATGAGGgcatgaagagaagggggcaacagaggataagatggttggatggcttcactgactcaacggacctgagtttgaataagctccaagagatggtgaaggagaggaagctggtgtgctgcagttcatggggtccgaaagagttagacacaactgaatgactgaacagacAACGTAGAAAACAGCAGTAAGTGTGAACCCTTATTACGTAAAGTGCCTAGCAGAGTTCCTGGTGCGTCACGAATACATAGTGAATGGTAGTGTACTTTAACTATTTCCTTTGGGAGAGATAACCCATATATGTGGTAGAGGAGTCAGACAGTACCAACGATTCCTTCCTAGCCCAGTCCTCGACTCTAAGCTCCCCTCTGCAGGGGCAGCTACTACAGACCAGCTTCTAGTGGGTGTTTCACCATAGTAACAACAGCAATTATCAATGGCTGCCATGACAGCACCAACATGTAGGTAGACAAAGACTAGAAGGCAGCATTCAAGAGGAAAAACAAGGTAAAAAGAGAAATGTGGCCAAGAGCTGAGCTTTATGTGCGTCTCCAGTGCACTAGTACCAGCTGTGATTCAAACTCCAAGGGCTGAAACGGAGGCCTGGGCCACTGTTGGTTTGTCTATAACGGCTTGTCTTCTGATAGTCCAGCAAGCACGCACTCTCACCAGGAAGGTGTGAAAGAGCAGGAGGACTCCACCAAAAGTGAACCCCAGGACAAGGCCACTGGGAGAGCACTTCAGGGGTTCAGATATGGCCTTGATTACTGACGAGGTCTCAGTGTGCATTTTCTGTCACAACTGTTCTCCCCTCTCTTCAAACTGGGCACATGCCACTAGGATCTCCTGTTATCatctcaaatttttatttctaagactACATTCAACAGCTGTTTTCTACGAAGTACCAAGCCTCCCTGCCACTGGTTCTATAGCATCCACGGGGACATCGTGGTAAAGCTCCACACACCAGAGCCATTTTGACTCATTCCTCTCATCCCACGGTCATCACGTCCTTTTaaacttgcctgggaaatgtcctTTGCTTGAGTCCTTTCTCTTTAACCATTTCCTTGGCAACCTGCCACCAAGGTAACTACCTGAGAGCCTCCAGACAGGCTTCCTGAATCCAGTTATCTCCCTATCCATCTAACTGATGATGCGACCACATGAATCCTTGTCATTTCCTTTCTCACCAATCCTTCTCACTTTTGTCAACACCTGATATTTTTGCACTAAATCGGGATGCCTCCTGGGGGTGGCCAGGCCTTCCAAGATTCCAACAGCTGCCCAACATCCTGCTCCCTCGGCAGGGCAGCTCTCCTTACTGCTTGCACAAACATACCTCACAAGCATCATACTTCCTATTAATAAGCCAGGAGAACTGTAAGtagatgagctttttttttttttccttcagagaacTCGGTCTTTATGCAGATCTGTAAGAGTGGAGGAAGGCTGGTACAGGAGGGGGAAGCTGATGTGTCTGTTGCTCTTCCATCATCTCACGGACCCACACCCCTGGCTTCCTGTACTGCCACCTCCTTCTTCCCCAGGCCAGCAGATGTCATTGGTCTCCCCAGTTTTATGAACACCTTACCCTTTGCTAATTATTGCCTGTAGCTCCCTGTGTATTACCTCAACATATGCTTCTGTgttctttgctcttctttcaaCAGCATACAAACTGTGTGAGGAAGAACAAGGAGTGGCTCTTGTTCATTCAACCCTGTCAAAGCTCCCATGTTACCATATTATAGTCAAGACAAGTAGCCCGTGTGGGAATGGTGTTGAGGGTGATACTGAGAGCCTGTGTAAACTTACATTTCTATTAGAAAATCTCTGGTATTTAAGAATCGGGACCATCACCTTGATTTCAGTCAGATTTGAGGATGGTTAAATAAACACCTTGGAAATTCTTGTTCTATAATCCCAAAGGATGCTTCATAGTGACAAGAGAATGCTGTTCAAACTCATAGATGAAGTTATGAACCACTCTTCTGTGTTTacgtgcttcagttgtgtctgactctttgcagttccttggactgtagcctccagggctcctctgtccttgggatttctcaggcaagaacactggaacagtttgccatttcctactccaagggatcttcctgacccagggatagaacccatgtctccagcattggcaggtggactctttaccactgagccacctgggaagccataaacCCCTCTTACTGATCAACAAAGTAGTACATTCGTCTGGTAACTGAGGTAAAAGTAGATAATATACCGTAACCATGATGCATGGAGACATTTTGTTGCAAAAGTTGTCATCCAGGAGGCGCTGAAATGTTGCATCTTTTTCTACAATTAGTAGAAATTTTGCATCTGTAATTAAATCTGTGAAGTTAAGGCTGATAAATTTAAGGCATGTGTGTTTCAACTGAACCACTAATTATAAGTAACAATGCCATATCGATCAATTCAAAAGTAGCTATAGatatagaatttttgtttttaccttcACATTTCAGATACCTAgtctcttccagggcatcttcgcaagccagggatcaaacctgcttctcttgcctctcctgcactggcagtcagattctttaccactagcgccacctattCACACACAGTATTTACATATCTGTCTTTCTTACTAGATAGTGAGCTCCTAAAAATATCCTAGAAAAGGGAGCATGATGTGTTCATCTTGACCAATACAGGGTATGGCTTACTGGTTACATATTATGAAGGCTTgatttattaaagtaaaaatgaatgaacatgcTGTAAGTTTAAATAGCTTTCTCACTCAAAGGATACTCTGAATTCCTTGAATATTAGATGGCACAGCAACAGCCTAAGTTAACAAGAAgagacagtttttattttaaataaatagcaagtaTAACAacatatgggcttctctggtggctcagatggtaaagaatccgcctgcaatgtgggacacctgggttcaatccctgggttgggaagatttcctggaggagggcatggcaacccgcttcagcattgttgtctggaaaatccccatggacagaagagtctggtgggctacagtccatggggtcgcaaagagtcagatatgactaagcgactaagcaaacaaacacaataacatttaaaaatttatcaagaacactttttgttgttgtttagttgctcagttgcaactcctgtggactgtagcctgccaggctcctgtgtccatgggatttcccaggcaagaatattggagtgggttgccatttcctcctccaggggatcttcccaagccagggattgaacccatgtctctgagtctcctgtattgcagatggattctttaccactatgccactggggaagccctatatttttctattttcattttttaaaaaatacactgtcATCAGAAGTCTATGCCTCAGTAAGAAAACAGTAGGACACAGATTTACTTTTCAGTAAGAAAACAGACATACGACCCAGACTACTTCCAAGCAGGTGAAAATTTCTTGGAAACTTTATAGATATGTgacttaaaaagcagaaactgatGAAGGAAAGACTTCCTTATGTAGAATCTCATAGGTGTCATTCTCCTCTTTCTAAAATGGTGAGTTAACCATTTCCAAACTTCTATGCTAGTTCTGTGACTTTCTATTTACTAAAGCCTAGCAAACACTTTAGTCTCAAACTTACAAATTTCAGAACCAGAAAATTTTATGAAGATTACATAAAATAGCCATGCTAAAATGGTCGTCACACTCTACCTGAAAACAACAAACCGTGcatttaaaaaaggaatgtgtatgtttgtttatttcaatATGACATCTGACAATTGGCATATTTGGAAACTGGGTAATGTACAACCCCATAAAACATATACCTCTtcatcctttcattttattttaaaatcttaagctCTGAACTACATAACAAAGCCAGTCAATAAAGTGCATTTCAAACACAAAGGAGTTTGATATGGAGTGGAAGCACATGAACACATTATGATGCTTACTGTTGCACGTGTGCAGTTCACCTTGGTGCCATCTTCCTCAAGGTACTTTAAATCGCCAGCAATTAAACCTTTTGATGTAGACAGCTGAAAAAAGTAATAGTCATATATGAAACCTTTTTCTCCAGTGCATTTTATGCTTCTAAGTCCCTTCTCATGTTCACCTGCTAAATTATATAGGTGTTTTGGATCAGACTGGAATtcaagaaataaaggagaaaatacgTAAGCATTTAGGAATGAAAAGTATTTGACAATTCATCAGTTTTGCTTTCTTTAGCCAAGGGGATACACTGAGACTAGATTATTTAAATTCATAGTgagaaaaatataatatcaaaaatatgaaaagaaggcACAGGTTACATTTATTCTTCTACTATAATTTtcatacattttgttttaaaatatcttgtatTAAATGCTACTTACTATATGCAGACTCCTCCTCGGTACTTTTAACATACAGGAAATATCATTAATAATATTGTCCACAACAGTCTGGTTACCAAAAAGTTGGCTGTCAGTGTAATAAATGTctctgtgaaaattttaaaattctatattttaattaattatattttctctgaatatgaTAAATATTGGAATATTAACTGAAGAAAGCTTTGAGTTGATGTAAACAAATAATTTATTACCCACAGACTAGCCTTATGTAACTTTTCAAAACATATAATGAAAGTCAATCCCACTTAACCTCACAACGCATTTCAAAGAGTAATTTATTAGAATAATGTACTTACCTTTTGGTTGCATAAGTGTTGCTCTGTACTAATTTATAAATCATGGaaagtattttaagaattatCGCTGGAAAATAAGATGCAATAAGTGAGTTACTCATCACttacaaaaatcaaaacattctGTGATCAAGGATTAACTCTCTCCAGTTACTTTCCAcaacattataaaaattatctttCCAGAAGAGAAGTGTTAAGTACAGAATAATTGTCAACACGTTAGATAAAATTAAGTGTTCTCTGTACAGCAAAATTGAAAGAATGTTTTTCCACTGAATCATATACTTGAACATTCATTTTGGAATAATACTTTACTTCCACAGTTATTGACAAGGCAAAATTCTACAAATTTATTTCAAGTACAGAATGGCCTGTTAATGAACAAGTAAAATTATTTAGCTCAGAATAACTATAACCCAGAAAGtaatcaaaattatttattttaccacTAAAAGCTAAGAAAGAATAATTTACCAAAATTTTTAACTGATTTTGGTGAATCACTTTTGATTTTTCTTGTGGTACAATGAGATACCATGTGAAGACCCACAGAATCTTCAAACCTGTCAATTTGTTTAAAGCAAgggaacagaataaaaaagagTTAACTTCTGAACACCAAACAACATACGATTAATTTCCTCTTCTGAATATCATTTAAATCCACATTTCTTCCCAATGTAAGCACTGAAATTTTAGGATAACCTCGTTTATAGAGGTTTATAAACTTAGAGAATTACAAGTGGTAATTAGGTAATTATCTTTGCAACATAGAGGCACTAAAAGAGTGtttaaaatacatgaattaaACACCTTTGATtatagtgtgtgtgcatgtgtgtgtatttctttccTGGAAAGACATTTAGGGTATGTGAactattataaattatttcacaATTGTATTAGCATTTTGCTTACTGATTTAATACTTTTATTcaatttaataatacattttgaaatatttcatttaatttaccCCCAAAGTTACAGTGATGAAATAAGTTTATACTAGGTTGTTAAATTGAACTGCCAAGCCTGCCCTAAAGATGGCAGAAGGCACCAGGCAAACAGGCCAGGTGACAGCTGCTTCAAGGTTTGGTGAAATCCACCTtacaaaatataattcaaaagttTACAGTTTCACTAATTATATTGATCATAAAAGAATAATGAATGACTAAAGAACCTTAagatttctttaattcttttcctATAACTCTTACTGAGGACTAATTTTGCAGTGTTTTTCATTGTTTAGTGAAAAGTGTCTACAGGTTGAGGACCTGAAAGAATCAAACTATATAACTAGATTCCAAGACTCTGATAAAGCTGTTTGCTGATTTTACCCTCTTGGGGACATGACTTCACAGGAGATCTGCTAAGAGAATGAGCCATTGCAATGTGTTCAGGATACATTTATTTTGGTCTCAATATCAGGGCTGGTTATAGTTCCCCTGAGCAAGTGGTTTGCTTCTGCAGTGCAGATAAGAATTCTGATGGTGATATTTTCCCCTTTGAGTGCTAGAAAGCTTAGATCCCAGGCTGGAGCCTATTTTTAGCAGGACTGTAAGGCTTTATCATAGGCATTTTGAATTCTAACTACTTTTGGTGCTCCATTTTTTTGTTCCTAGCATTGTTTTCCCTTTGCCTTATCTTTCACACCTACTTCTAGTTTATATAACCTGCCTGTATGGTATGTATTTTATAAACTTCCTTAAATCCTTTTTGGCAGGGTAAAGGCAACAAATAGAATTAAATCCAACTAGAACTCCAACTCAAATAAATTCTAAATGACTTAAATAAtgcacttaaaaatttaaaaatgcaaaacgcCCACTTTATATTTTCCCAGCTTGATCTGTTGTCTATTGTGAATGCAGGCGCTTCATTTCTTGCCAAGCTTGTGACTATGTCTTGGATAATTTTTTCTATAGATGAAAGAACCTCAGAACTGAAACAATAAACACACAATGATTcaatcttaattttaaattagaCCTTTACAATAGGTAACATTTACCCagaatattaattttttgtttcactGGTTGTTTTTTAAGACTAGATGATACATGTCAATAATATTCTCTCCCACTAAATTTTAACATGAAGTAATACATGAGTAATACTTTATTACTTTAACATGAGTAATACATTAAAACAATTGTATTTATAGTGGtgaatttcaaagaaatttcatTTGCTTGTAATTTTGCTTCTCAAACAATTACCAACTTAAGTAATATCACCCTTTTAATGACCAATttataaatacattaatataa contains:
- the SPO11 gene encoding meiotic recombination protein SPO11 isoform X1; this encodes MAFTPRGPEASFFEVLDQHRASLLAALKRGGEEPTGGGMCLASSSEVLSSIEKIIQDIVTSLARNEAPAFTIDNRSSWENIKFEDSVGLHMVSHCTTRKIKSDSPKSVKNFAIILKILSMIYKLVQSNTYATKRDIYYTDSQLFGNQTVVDNIINDISCMLKVPRRSLHILSTSKGLIAGDLKYLEEDGTKVNCTRATAVAVPSNIQGIQNLITDAKFLLIVEKDATFQRLLDDNFCNKMSPCIMVTGKGVPDLNTRLLVKKLWDTFHIPVFTLVDADPHGIEIMCIYKYGSMAMSFEAHNLTVPAIRWLGLLPSDIKRLNIPKGTLIPLTKRDQMKLDSILKRPYITCQPFWRKEMEIMADSKMKAEIQALTFLSSDYLSRVYLPNKLKFGGWI
- the SPO11 gene encoding meiotic recombination protein SPO11 isoform X2 yields the protein MAFTPRGPEASFFEVLDQHRASLLAALKRGGEEPTGGGMCLASRFEDSVGLHMVSHCTTRKIKSDSPKSVKNFAIILKILSMIYKLVQSNTYATKRDIYYTDSQLFGNQTVVDNIINDISCMLKVPRRSLHILSTSKGLIAGDLKYLEEDGTKVNCTRATAVAVPSNIQGIQNLITDAKFLLIVEKDATFQRLLDDNFCNKMSPCIMVTGKGVPDLNTRLLVKKLWDTFHIPVFTLVDADPHGIEIMCIYKYGSMAMSFEAHNLTVPAIRWLGLLPSDIKRLNIPKGTLIPLTKRDQMKLDSILKRPYITCQPFWRKEMEIMADSKMKAEIQALTFLSSDYLSRVYLPNKLKFGGWI